Proteins from a genomic interval of Bradyrhizobium sp. CCBAU 53340:
- a CDS encoding biotin-independent malonate decarboxylase subunit beta, with the protein MTAVTANAVSLSWYEASARQRIDALLDAGSFSEFIGPELREISPHLSIFDLPEQFDDGIVVGRGRLDGAPLLVAAQEGRFMGGAFGEVHGAKLTGLLRAARALKQDVVILFDTGGVRLQEANAGELAIAEIMRAVIEARCAGVNVVGLIGGRAGCYGGGSLIAGTCSRLVVSEQGRLSVSGPEVIETNKGIEEFDSRDRALVWRTMGGKHRYLIGGADMFVDDEALAFRQAAIEALGTTRRFDVAVLEAEQARLERRLQRFGEAEDAVEIWQALGIGDPTEIPALPTAAFLRAANDRENADDAR; encoded by the coding sequence ATGACAGCCGTCACAGCCAATGCCGTCTCGCTGAGCTGGTACGAGGCGAGCGCCCGGCAGCGCATCGACGCGCTGCTCGATGCCGGCAGCTTCTCTGAATTCATCGGCCCCGAGCTGCGCGAGATCAGCCCGCATCTGTCGATCTTCGATCTGCCCGAGCAGTTCGACGACGGCATCGTGGTCGGACGTGGCCGCCTGGACGGCGCGCCGCTGCTCGTCGCTGCGCAGGAAGGACGCTTCATGGGCGGCGCTTTCGGCGAAGTCCACGGCGCCAAGCTCACCGGCCTGTTGCGCGCCGCCCGCGCGCTCAAGCAAGACGTGGTGATCCTGTTCGATACCGGCGGCGTGCGGCTGCAGGAAGCCAATGCCGGCGAGCTCGCGATCGCGGAAATCATGCGCGCCGTGATCGAGGCGCGCTGCGCCGGCGTCAACGTCGTCGGCCTGATCGGCGGGCGTGCCGGCTGCTATGGCGGGGGCAGCCTGATCGCTGGCACCTGCTCGCGCCTTGTTGTCTCCGAACAGGGCCGGCTCAGCGTCAGCGGCCCCGAAGTGATCGAGACCAACAAGGGCATCGAGGAATTCGACTCGCGCGATCGCGCCCTGGTCTGGCGCACCATGGGCGGCAAGCACCGCTATTTGATCGGCGGCGCCGACATGTTCGTCGACGACGAGGCGCTGGCGTTTCGGCAAGCTGCGATCGAGGCACTTGGGACCACCAGGCGATTTGATGTGGCGGTGCTCGAAGCCGAGCAGGCGCGGCTGGAGCGGCGATTGCAGCGCTTTGGCGAGGCCGAAGATGCGGTCGAGATCTGGCAGGCGCTCGGCATCGGCGATCCGACCGAGATTCCCGCACTTCCGACCGCCGCGTTCCTCCGCGCCGCCAACGACAGGGAGAACGCCGATGACGCGCGATGA
- the mdcC gene encoding malonate decarboxylase acyl carrier protein yields MEKLSFRLTATRSAGGTRAQAIVGVVASGNLEVLLERGLPPDICTIDIATAAHGFGTVWDAVVRDFVARRSAGGLRISVNDGGARPDTVALRLAQGVRKIEEPEQ; encoded by the coding sequence ATGGAAAAGCTCAGCTTCAGACTGACTGCAACCAGATCCGCCGGCGGCACCCGCGCGCAGGCCATCGTCGGCGTGGTCGCCTCCGGCAATCTCGAAGTGCTGCTGGAACGCGGCCTTCCGCCTGACATCTGCACCATCGACATCGCAACGGCGGCCCATGGCTTCGGTACGGTGTGGGACGCCGTGGTCCGCGACTTCGTCGCCCGCCGCTCTGCCGGGGGCTTGCGCATCTCCGTCAATGACGGTGGCGCCCGGCCCGACACGGTGGCGCTGCGGCTTGCCCAGGGCGTCCGCAAGATCGAGGAGCCGGAGCAATGA
- the mdcA gene encoding malonate decarboxylase subunit alpha, translated as MSGWGMQKAALGERLAAGRQHAKGKVVPIPNLGPFLKAVIRSGERVCLEGDNQKQADILASALASLDPRDAHDLHMVQSGVVLPAHLDIFEKGIARRLDFSYSGPQSARIARMLFGGKIELGAVHTYLELFARYFIDLTPNVALIAAVSADRDGNLYTGPNTEDTPTVVEATSYKNGLVVAQVTEIVDRVPRVDIPGDLVHFVVEAGRPFYVEPLFTRDPAAITETQILTAMLAIKGIYAPYGVRRLNHGIGFNTAAIELLLPTYGEKLGLKGKVCTHFALNPHPTMIPAIESGWVEQIHCFGSEVGMEDYVAARSDIFFTGPDGSLRSNRAFCQTAGLYACDMFIGSTLQIDLEGHSSTVTTSRIAGFGGAPNMGSDPRGRRHPSEPWLKAGAEADPDSKAALRRGRKLVVQIGETFGERNTPLFVERLDALDLAHKLDLDLAPVMVYSDDVTHIVTEEGIANLLMCRSKDEREQAIRGVAGYTDIGRARDTKLVEQLRQRGVIQRPEDLGIDPLDADRNLLAARSIKDLMLASGGLYRPPSRFRNW; from the coding sequence ATGAGCGGTTGGGGTATGCAAAAGGCCGCCCTCGGTGAGCGCCTGGCGGCCGGCCGACAGCACGCCAAGGGAAAGGTCGTCCCGATCCCGAACCTCGGCCCGTTTCTGAAGGCGGTGATCCGGTCAGGCGAGCGGGTGTGCCTCGAAGGCGACAATCAGAAGCAGGCCGATATCCTCGCCTCGGCGCTCGCCAGCCTCGACCCCCGGGATGCCCATGACCTGCACATGGTGCAATCAGGCGTGGTGCTGCCCGCGCATCTCGACATCTTCGAGAAGGGCATCGCGCGGCGGCTCGACTTCTCCTATTCGGGCCCGCAATCGGCGCGCATCGCGCGCATGCTGTTCGGCGGCAAGATCGAGCTCGGGGCCGTCCATACCTATCTCGAGCTGTTCGCGCGCTACTTCATCGATCTCACGCCGAACGTCGCGCTGATCGCGGCGGTCAGCGCCGACAGGGACGGCAATCTCTATACGGGACCGAACACCGAGGACACGCCGACCGTCGTCGAGGCGACCAGCTACAAGAACGGTCTCGTCGTGGCGCAGGTCACCGAGATCGTCGACAGGGTGCCGCGCGTCGACATTCCCGGCGACCTCGTGCATTTCGTGGTCGAGGCCGGCCGGCCCTTTTATGTCGAGCCGCTCTTCACCCGCGATCCCGCCGCCATCACCGAGACCCAGATCCTGACGGCGATGCTGGCCATCAAGGGCATCTACGCGCCCTATGGCGTGCGCCGGCTCAACCACGGCATCGGCTTCAACACCGCCGCGATCGAGCTGTTGTTGCCGACCTATGGCGAGAAGCTCGGGCTCAAGGGCAAGGTCTGCACGCACTTTGCGCTCAACCCGCATCCGACGATGATTCCGGCAATCGAATCCGGCTGGGTCGAGCAGATCCATTGCTTCGGCTCAGAAGTCGGCATGGAGGATTACGTCGCGGCGCGCTCCGACATCTTCTTCACCGGGCCCGACGGCTCGCTGCGCTCCAACCGCGCCTTCTGCCAGACCGCGGGGCTCTATGCCTGCGACATGTTCATCGGATCGACGCTGCAGATCGATCTCGAAGGCCACAGCTCGACGGTGACGACCAGCAGGATCGCCGGATTCGGCGGCGCGCCCAACATGGGCTCCGATCCGCGCGGCCGCCGTCACCCGAGCGAACCCTGGCTCAAGGCCGGCGCCGAAGCCGATCCCGACTCCAAGGCGGCACTGCGCCGCGGCCGCAAGCTGGTGGTGCAGATCGGCGAGACCTTCGGCGAGCGCAACACGCCTTTGTTCGTCGAGCGGCTCGATGCGCTCGATCTGGCGCACAAGCTCGACCTCGATCTGGCGCCGGTGATGGTCTACTCCGACGACGTCACCCACATCGTCACCGAGGAAGGCATCGCCAACCTCCTGATGTGCCGCAGCAAGGACGAGCGCGAGCAGGCCATCCGCGGCGTGGCCGGCTACACCGACATCGGTCGTGCCCGCGATACGAAACTGGTCGAGCAGCTCCGGCAACGCGGCGTGATCCAGCGCCCCGAGGATCTCGGCATCGATCCGCTCGACGCCGACCGCAATCTGCTGGCGGCCCGCTCGATCAAGGACCTCATGCTGGCCTCCGGCGGCCTCTACCGCCCGCCGAGCCGTTTCCGCAACTGGTGA
- the madL gene encoding malonate transporter subunit MadL has product MTISGVALLAICTLLGGLLGDLLGVILGVKANVGGVGIAMIFLIAARLWLVRHGLLSHGLKTGVEFWGSFYIPIVVAMAAQQNVVAAAKGGPIVVIAGAGAVAVCFAMVALIGRLSGRVETMDEIEAREAIEASVPHFKSGRIG; this is encoded by the coding sequence GTGACCATTTCCGGCGTCGCGCTGCTTGCGATCTGCACGCTGCTTGGAGGTCTGCTTGGAGACCTGCTCGGCGTCATCCTCGGTGTGAAGGCCAATGTCGGCGGGGTCGGCATTGCCATGATTTTTCTGATCGCGGCCCGGCTGTGGCTGGTGCGGCACGGCCTGCTCAGCCACGGGCTCAAGACCGGCGTCGAGTTCTGGGGCAGCTTCTACATTCCCATCGTGGTCGCGATGGCCGCGCAGCAGAACGTCGTCGCCGCGGCAAAGGGCGGCCCGATCGTCGTCATTGCCGGTGCTGGTGCGGTCGCGGTGTGTTTCGCGATGGTGGCCCTGATCGGCCGGCTCAGTGGCCGCGTCGAGACGATGGACGAGATCGAGGCCCGAGAGGCGATCGAGGCGAGCGTGCCGCACTTCAAGTCCGGGAGGATCGGATGA
- the madM gene encoding malonate transporter subunit MadM, protein MTMISHVLAANALITAFAAVGILMWISGAISKYLTFGRIHGSAIAIMLGLVLAFFGGIATGGEKGVADLPALTGIALMGGAMLRDFAIVATAFEVDVVHARKAGLIGAVALGLGTVVPFILGVFVAAAFGYTDAISLTTIGAGAVTYIVGPVTGAAIGASSPVIALSIATGVFKAVIVMIGTPFVANMIGLNNPRSAMVFGGLMGTVSGVSGGLAATDRRLVPYGALTATFHTGLGCLVAPSILYFTVRAIIGS, encoded by the coding sequence ATGACCATGATATCCCACGTTCTCGCAGCAAATGCGCTGATCACCGCGTTCGCCGCCGTCGGCATCCTGATGTGGATCTCCGGCGCGATCTCGAAATATCTCACCTTTGGACGCATCCACGGCTCGGCGATCGCGATCATGCTGGGTCTCGTGCTGGCCTTTTTCGGCGGCATCGCCACCGGTGGCGAGAAGGGCGTGGCCGACCTTCCGGCGCTGACCGGGATCGCCCTGATGGGCGGCGCGATGCTGCGGGACTTCGCCATCGTCGCCACCGCCTTCGAGGTCGATGTCGTCCATGCGCGCAAAGCCGGATTGATCGGTGCGGTCGCGCTCGGACTGGGAACGGTCGTCCCGTTCATCCTCGGCGTGTTTGTCGCCGCGGCGTTTGGCTACACCGATGCGATCTCGCTGACCACGATCGGTGCCGGCGCGGTCACCTATATCGTCGGACCGGTGACGGGGGCTGCGATCGGGGCATCCTCACCGGTTATTGCGCTCTCGATCGCGACCGGTGTATTCAAGGCGGTGATCGTGATGATCGGCACGCCTTTTGTGGCCAACATGATCGGCCTCAACAATCCGCGCAGCGCGATGGTGTTTGGCGGCTTGATGGGAACGGTCAGCGGCGTGTCCGGAGGGCTGGCGGCGACCGATCGGCGCCTGGTGCCTTACGGCGCATTGACCGCGACGTTTCACACGGGCCTCGGATGCCTGGTCGCACCGTCCATCCTCTACTTCACGGTGCGCGCAATCATAGGAAGCTGA
- a CDS encoding GntR family transcriptional regulator has translation MAGLFKVATEAEEDGGLLSDRIRNALTDEIASGALVAGSALEEQQLADRFGASRTPVREALRQLVVSGLVEVRGRRGVVVARMTPERIMDMFETSAEVEAMCVRLATFRMTPLERSHLIELHESSLAMVEANDVDAYDAFNRTFHECIYSATHNSFMAEQAQDVRARLSAFRRTQLRQGDRIRKSRDEHDAIMQAIAEGDGDTASRRMRAHMLNAAAALRRYIDDRVRPVEPDDV, from the coding sequence ATGGCGGGTCTGTTCAAAGTCGCAACCGAAGCCGAAGAAGATGGCGGGCTTCTCTCCGATCGCATCCGCAATGCGCTCACGGACGAGATTGCCTCCGGCGCGCTCGTCGCCGGTTCGGCTCTGGAAGAGCAGCAGCTTGCCGATCGCTTCGGCGCGTCCCGCACGCCGGTGCGGGAGGCGCTGCGGCAGCTCGTGGTCAGCGGGCTGGTCGAGGTCCGGGGCCGTCGTGGGGTCGTGGTGGCGCGGATGACGCCCGAGCGCATCATGGACATGTTCGAGACCAGCGCAGAGGTGGAGGCCATGTGCGTCCGCCTCGCGACCTTTCGCATGACGCCGCTTGAGCGCAGCCATCTGATCGAGCTTCACGAGAGCTCGCTGGCGATGGTCGAGGCCAACGACGTCGACGCCTATGATGCGTTCAACCGGACCTTCCACGAATGCATCTACAGCGCCACGCACAACTCGTTCATGGCCGAGCAGGCCCAGGACGTCCGTGCGCGGCTCAGCGCCTTTCGCCGCACCCAGTTGCGGCAGGGTGATCGTATCCGCAAGTCCCGCGACGAGCACGATGCCATCATGCAGGCGATCGCCGAAGGCGACGGCGATACGGCCTCGCGCCGGATGCGCGCCCATATGCTGAACGCCGCCGCGGCGCTGCGGCGCTATATCGACGATCGCGTGCGCCCCGTCGAGCCCGACGACGTCTAG
- a CDS encoding LuxR family transcriptional regulator: MQQVSIEEFSDLIGDIYDCVIAPERWTDVLEGICARLGFATGALSAASLTNRKALVNAVSGSNLAEMAQNAIGYGPDIIELWGGAARIQQYPLGEPIVQSQAVRKDIIAGNRYYREWALPKGLFDAVAVGLVRDRAMVGNAIFSQHESAGPIDDAQLGGLRLLTPHIRRAVTISNLFDLKAVEAATFSATVEALTVGVVLADEDAKIVHSNAAATAMLAAEDPIVVRQGRIAVQSVKTTNSLQSAIAQAAKDEAALGQKGIGIPILRASGDPLVIHVLPLQRGRMRAGLIQRAAAALFVTSASGPPQMSHIALNQLYDLTPAEIRIFELICEGHTRDAISDLLGVSVATVKTHLLHVFEKTGSRRQVDLVRLAKSLTFPV, encoded by the coding sequence ATGCAGCAGGTTTCGATCGAAGAATTCTCTGATCTCATTGGTGATATCTACGATTGTGTCATCGCCCCCGAACGCTGGACCGACGTCCTGGAGGGAATTTGCGCTCGGCTCGGCTTTGCCACCGGCGCGCTCTCGGCCGCCAGCCTCACGAATCGGAAGGCCCTCGTCAATGCGGTCTCCGGATCCAACCTGGCCGAGATGGCCCAAAACGCCATCGGCTATGGGCCTGATATCATCGAACTCTGGGGCGGCGCCGCGCGCATCCAGCAATACCCGCTCGGAGAGCCGATCGTTCAATCCCAGGCCGTGCGGAAGGACATCATCGCCGGTAATCGCTATTACCGCGAATGGGCTCTGCCCAAAGGCCTGTTCGACGCCGTGGCCGTCGGCCTCGTTCGCGACCGGGCGATGGTCGGCAACGCGATCTTCAGCCAGCATGAATCGGCCGGCCCCATCGACGATGCTCAGCTCGGCGGATTACGGCTGCTGACGCCCCACATCCGCCGCGCCGTGACCATCAGCAATCTGTTCGACTTGAAGGCGGTGGAAGCCGCGACATTCTCCGCGACGGTGGAGGCTCTGACCGTCGGCGTCGTGCTCGCTGACGAGGATGCAAAGATTGTCCATAGCAACGCCGCTGCGACGGCAATGCTTGCGGCCGAAGATCCGATCGTGGTCCGACAGGGCCGAATTGCGGTCCAATCCGTAAAGACGACCAACTCGTTGCAATCGGCGATCGCACAGGCGGCAAAGGACGAGGCCGCACTGGGCCAGAAGGGCATCGGCATCCCGATCCTTCGCGCCAGCGGCGATCCGCTCGTCATCCACGTCCTGCCGCTGCAGCGCGGCCGGATGCGCGCTGGCCTCATCCAGCGCGCCGCCGCGGCTCTGTTCGTAACGTCGGCGTCCGGGCCGCCGCAGATGTCCCACATTGCCCTGAACCAGCTCTACGATTTGACGCCGGCCGAGATCCGCATCTTCGAGCTCATCTGCGAGGGACACACGCGCGACGCCATCTCAGATCTGCTCGGCGTGTCCGTCGCCACAGTGAAGACCCATCTGCTTCATGTGTTCGAGAAGACAGGGAGCCGCCGTCAGGTCGATCTGGTCAGGCTCGCGAAGTCACTGACGTTCCCGGTGTGA
- a CDS encoding pepsin-like aspartic protease → MAKATRKANLPKALIAPQLTHPIHSAAAALGGRISPTTVRMPITNVLNDGDYSGKIYVGSKKIEIDVLLDTGSSTLAVDGHFYDPTKDSAAKLTNIGQEVSYEDRSRWVGGIVLTDITVNSAHPLVLSKVHTAVAYHATEEMFGKSHGGILGLAYSRLNDAYTMPGRTIPPRYTYNQIQKGHRAYIEPYFSQLEAAGLVANKFAFYTLRSAVNKATVKPATDSLNNGFLIFGGGEEQTDLYDGAFQVARVVHDTYYNVNLKSVRVGKTAPVQAFPPTKASHDPSNAIVDSGTTAIYLDRPVFKEVLARFKSLGFEDEIHAGYLPMSKLKLKDWPVLTFVLEGALGSDVILEVTPQTYWQTNAPKAGHASLALGPEKGPSILGLPLMNNYFTVFDRSVDKGLGVVSFARIKP, encoded by the coding sequence ATGGCCAAAGCCACGAGGAAAGCCAACCTGCCAAAGGCGCTGATCGCTCCGCAATTGACGCACCCGATCCACAGCGCTGCAGCTGCGCTCGGCGGAAGAATCTCTCCAACCACCGTGCGGATGCCCATCACCAACGTCCTCAACGACGGCGACTACAGCGGCAAGATCTATGTCGGCAGCAAGAAGATCGAGATCGACGTGCTTCTCGATACCGGCAGCAGCACGTTGGCGGTGGATGGCCATTTCTACGACCCGACCAAGGACAGCGCAGCCAAGCTCACCAACATCGGCCAGGAGGTTTCCTACGAAGATCGCAGCCGCTGGGTCGGCGGCATCGTGCTGACCGATATCACCGTCAACTCCGCTCATCCCCTCGTCCTGTCCAAGGTCCATACGGCCGTCGCGTATCACGCGACCGAGGAGATGTTCGGGAAGTCGCATGGCGGCATCCTCGGTCTTGCCTACAGCAGGCTCAACGACGCCTACACGATGCCGGGGCGGACCATTCCACCCCGCTACACCTACAACCAGATTCAGAAAGGCCACCGCGCCTATATCGAGCCGTATTTCTCGCAACTGGAGGCCGCGGGCCTGGTCGCCAACAAGTTCGCGTTCTACACATTGCGATCCGCGGTCAACAAGGCGACGGTGAAGCCCGCGACGGATTCGCTGAACAATGGATTTCTCATCTTCGGCGGCGGCGAGGAGCAAACGGATCTCTACGACGGCGCCTTCCAGGTCGCGCGCGTGGTTCACGACACCTACTACAATGTCAATCTGAAGTCGGTCAGGGTCGGAAAGACCGCGCCTGTCCAAGCCTTCCCGCCGACCAAGGCCAGCCACGATCCGTCCAATGCCATCGTCGACAGCGGCACCACGGCAATCTATCTCGACAGGCCGGTGTTCAAGGAGGTCCTCGCCCGGTTCAAATCCCTCGGCTTCGAGGATGAGATTCACGCAGGCTACCTGCCGATGAGCAAGCTCAAGCTGAAAGACTGGCCGGTGTTGACCTTCGTGCTGGAAGGCGCGCTCGGCAGCGACGTCATCCTGGAGGTCACGCCGCAAACCTATTGGCAGACCAACGCGCCGAAAGCCGGCCACGCCTCGCTGGCCCTCGGCCCCGAAAAGGGCCCGTCGATTCTCGGGCTGCCGCTGATGAACAACTACTTCACCGTATTCGACCGCTCGGTCGACAAAGGGCTCGGCGTCGTCAGCTTTGCCAGGATCAAGCCATGA